ATGGGTAGGGATTGGTAGTAGGTGGGAAGTGGGGGGTGATATCTGTGTATAAACCTGACTATAATCTGCATAAGTTCCTACCCTAAAATGTAAGGGTATCAGTGtcttaaatctattttaaaaagcaaattgaacTTCTCTAGAAGTTCATGTGGAGTAACTATTTACTTAGGGTATGAGAGACCTTCAGATgtgcaattttgaaaatttacttCTCTTCAGCAGCTGTGGCAAGCCCCCTCTTGTGGGAGAAAAACTGCGTGAAGGGTCCTGAGATATGGTGTCAGAATTTGCGGACTGCGTCACAATGTGGAGCTGTGAAACACTGTCAGCAAACTGTCTGGAACAAGCCTTCTGTGGTGAGTGTAATTGAGACTTGTTCCACTCTACTGTTCAGTTCATCGGTATTTTCATGTGCTGCTTAACTGTTTCTAAAGTTTGTGTCTGACTTGAAGGAGGAAGGTGCCATTTGAATCacacttttttttccagatgttCAGGCCATCCAAAATTGTTGCATCAAAGACTTGGTTACAATGTGTTAACTCAGATCTTAAAAAGAAATAGGattgtcttttatgaaagctatGGAGGGAAAGGAAGACCACTCTGCTAACTTCTGCCTATGTCAGTCCAATCACTGTTTTGTAAGGTAGCAGGATGGGGAAGAATAACCTAGAGACCATCCTGGGACAGAGACCAAATGAGCTATGTAAACTTAATTCCTTTTATGCTTCCAGGAGTGAATCCTATAAACTTAACGCCTGTCTAACATCCAATATGGCTGCAGAGATCACCTTGAGCCACACTAAATTTAATGCTGTCACAATGGAAAAATAAGTATAATTGTATATATGCCTGCAGTGTGTCCTAAAACTTACCATGTACTGCATTTTCTGTGGAATCTTATATTGTGGCCATGGCCTTCATCTTCATAATGGCACAATCAGTATGCTTCCAAATCTGTATGCTTGAGAGAGTGTCTTAATTGGTTAATATTTGTGTATAAATGCATCAGGAAATGTGTTGGGTACAAGACGGTCTAGTTTTACTAGACCATATGTTCCCACCTCCTACCCACTTGTTTTACTCATTGCTACAGACAGGACCAAAAATTGATTGACTACCGTGCCCCCAGAGGCAGCATATTaggttgattaaaaaaaaaatggatatgGGAAAATTTGTCCATCTGATCCCCACTCTCACTAGTTTTGGCCTACAGTTTTTGTGTCCCCCTGATCTTATTTCTAGTCTCCTTCCTCAACACAAAGCATTAAAATCAAATGATGTTACGCTTTCCACCTAATTCCTAAACAGAGCAGTCAAAAACAATCTCAAGAGACTGAATGTCTTGAAGGAGAAGGTGGAACAGGAAAGTCCCTCTAAGATGGGCATATCAAAAGCAAATTTTCACACAATCGTCTGTGAAAGAGAACATGTTGTATTAGTGATATTTCTTACTGCAGTAGATGTGCTATTGTTTTGCTTTCTTCCACCCATGTATGTTGGTTTTGTATCTGACATCAGTCTATCCTAGAAACTGGAACTTGACACATTTTGAAATGGCCTTAACTTTGGGATCAAACAAAGAGAATTGGACGGTTTTTGGAAGAGGAAATAAAGCACAAAAGGCTTGAAAAATGTGATGTGCAAGGAAAGCTTAGTATATTTTGTTTACTCTTCCTCAGAAAAGCATCCCATGTGACTTATGTAAAGACGTTGTAACAGTGGCTGGGAATCTCTTGAAGGACAATAGCACAGAGGTAAGCTTAAGGGCACTATGTGACTTCCTTTTAGTAGAGGTGATGCTCCAGGGAGGGGGAGTGATCTCCAAATGGGACTTAACGCTTTTAAAGACTAGTGTTGAAAGAAGTTAGTGCAGTGAGTGTCAACACTGGCATCTCTAAGACCTCTACcatcacaccccaccccactttgGAGTTCAAGTGTTTCCAGATCGTGTATAGTCATTCTCAGAGAATGAAGAACTGGCTCACTCTCTGCTGCATGCATGAACATAGCCAATAACCCTCCTCTTATCTCATAGGGTGAGATCCGTTCTTATATCGAGAAGATATGTGAGTTCCTTCCTGACCAAGGCCTGGTATCTGAGTGCAAGGAGACCGTGGATGCCTACCTACCAACTGTCATGGACCTGATCAAAGAAGAGTTAGTAAGTTGActgtaaataatttttgaaaACCTTAAATTGAAAAATTATGCCATGTCCCTGAGTGTTTTGTCCCTTGTAGGGTGAGTGGGTTTAATCCTTTAAGCAAATATGAATGAGATTTATGGACTCCCCAAATGTGCAGACAGTTAAGTCattacaataaaagaaaataaatctaaGTAGTGGTGTAGGTTCAGATCTTGTCTTTGAACCCCTGTTATCCAAAACTCCCTGTTCTTAAATTTTGTGCTCAATATCTCATAATTTCGCTGCTGCTGATAATATAAATGTTCCCAATGTTCTGAAATGTCTGATATAAATTGGGTTAATACAATAATAGAAATTAGAACTTTTCCGGCTGTATTCACTTGCCTAGACAATGTCGCATTATAATCCAATGGAAGAGTTTCCATTTCATGAAGGTGCAGATTAGGGATTACAAGGAAACAGGTTTAAATCCTAAAACCACTTTCTTGCAGTGAATCTTAGCTCACTTTTGAGGTGCATGCAACCAGTGAGATTGAATATGGCATCAGACTGGTGCTTTGTCTTTCTaagttttttctctctcatattCAGGATAATCCTGAAGTAGTGTGCAGTGCCCTCTGCTTGTGCCAATCCCTTCAGAAGCACCTTGCTGCAATGAAACTTCAGAAATCACTCCAGTCCAACAAGATACCTGAACTGGACTTCTCAGAACTGGCATCTCCCTTCATGGCTAATGTGCCTCTTCTCCTTTACCCTCAAGACAAGCCCAAGCAAGAATCTCAGGTAAGGATGCAGAGTATCTCTAGGCACAGGAAAAGTGAATGTTCCATTCAAGTATCAGTGGTCTTTAACAGTTTGTTGATTTGGGTTAACAGGCAACTTTAGGAGTTTGGAAACCAACATGCATTTAACTAAGTGGATGCCACACTACAAATTCTGTTATACATATGAGGGTGAAATAGCCCTTTTGCTGGCTATGCAATATTTGTTATGATTTGTCTTCTGCATTGTTATAGTCCGAGGTAATGATACTGCCTATAATTAGgattgcctgacactttccattataggATCCTGCTTTGTagctgcttataactttgctgAACTTTGAGATGAAACTCTTCCAGGCCAGGTGTCTGCCTCCAGCAGAATTGTTctttgaaaatttcaacaaaaaaggCCCAGCTGTTTCAGAGAATGGGATGAGGGGGAAAAACGTTTTGCccactttaaaaaacacaaaccacTAAAAATTGAAAGtttggaggctttttttttttttttttttttttttgaagttttagTACCTCTTCAGGTTTTCAAACAAAAGCTCGAAATTTGGCAGGGAAGTGCTTTTTTGCTGTTAGTGAAAAAACACCCATacctggccaagttataagccccTGAAAAATCTTAAGTTTGCAATGCTCAGTAGAAACTCATTAGAGTTTAGCAACTAAATTTGCTGAAGGTTctgtctgtactgagcatgctgcagcctagggctggaggggctgagcaggactttccctgcaactgCTTCTCCAAGTGGCACTAGACCTGAAAGGAAGGAGATTACTTAGACCCCAGGAGAGAATCTCCCTGCTGATCTCTTGTGGAAGAGGAAGCAATCTCAGTCCAGTGCTGGGGCAACAAGAACTGGCTTGCAGCGAAGGAACGAGGTATGTTGTATAGGGAGTAGACCAAGACAAGTTGCTGCAGAGGACAGACTGGAAGGacctgaggcagaatggcctgTGACTATCCAAACATTCCCCTCCAGAGCCAAGAGTGTCAATATTCCtgtgctgtcagcaaatagctatGACACCTGCTGACAGTGTATACCTTATCTCTCCTCAAATGGCTGGCACACACAGTGATGACAGACTATTCctgtcagttactccattagctgaAGTGTATTAGTAGAATTTATGATTTTATAAAGTACTTTCTAGAAGAAGTGTTAAAGTTCTTATCATAGAAGTGATAATTGATACCAGCAACACAAGTCTGGCAGATGTTCCTGCATAACCAGCTTTAAGGTAGtattttccttttctcccttttcagggggctggggatgtgtgcaAAGACTGTGTTCAGCTAGTCACTGATGTTCAGGAAGCTGTGAGGACCAACTCATCCTTTGTGAATTCCTTAATTGCTCATGCCAAGCAGGAGTGTGAACGCTTGGGACCTGCCGCAGCTGACCTGGTAACAAAATAATCTTGTTGGTTGATTTAAGGAAACTGTCCATAGTGGAGACATGAAATGGCCTCTGTAAATGTCAgttttcaatgggatttataTTTGGTAGAAACAAGGTAGATAATGTTAGGTGCAGCTCTTGGATTTAATTTGCTGGCCCAGCACTTACAAACCATAAGCTTTCTGATCCAAAAAAGCTTtacttccttcctcctcccaaaATTAAATCCTCACTAAGGTAAGCATCTTAATGTTTTGAAAAGCCTAGAGGACTGTGGCAAGTAATCTCGGAGCTAATAGCAATTACCAGGTGAGGTAATGCTGCAatagtaaatatatttttctttcatttaaataacaaaatggGGTGATGGGGAACACGTGATGTACACAAGTCAAGAAATTTTGTTTGACTATGTCCAAAAGTGCCACATTGTGTGCTTACAGTTTCTTGAAAGACAACTGCTTACTTAACATGTGGCAAAATATGTTGGGGACAAATTAATTTTTGTCGGAAACATTGCTTTGGATTTTCCAAGATGTATGTCATCTCACCCTAATGTGGCATTACAGTTGCATGCATGGGTAAAGTGGTTTTGTTTACTAGCCTGTATTTCTCTCCCACAGTGcaaggactacatctcccagtaTTCAGACTTGGCTATTCAAATGATGATGCACATGGTAAGAGCATATGACCTCAAACCTCCTCTTGGTATAACTTCTTCTGTTTTGTGTAGCTTCCACTTACATTATTCTGGAGAATGTTAATACCCTAAGCCTGCTAAATGTCATCAGGACTCCAGATTCATTCTGAAGTGCATAAACATCATAGCTGATGTCTTGAGATCCTTAATCAAGGCATATTAGTATACTTGGTGACTAAAGTCTGAATTCATTCTTTAGCTGTTTCCCCTATGTATCTGTCTCGGCCATTCTCAGGATACATAGACATCTTTGTTCTTGCAGACCTCAGAGTGCATGTAATAAGTGGCTTTTAAATCTTCCATTGTGTATACTCTTTTCTCCTCTATGCCAAAAATGCTTCTTACCGATACCAGAGCTGGTCCTTCCCAGGGGCCTGACTCGATAACAAAACCTGGTGGTTGGAATGGATGTGGCACATCTACACAGTAGTAAGCATTGTGAGAAGAGTGGGGCTTCAGATAGCTGAAGTTCTAATGCATCTGAGATTGGGGTGTGTGCAGTGGAGAAGAAATTTGTTGTTGATATGGGTATTGTgtacaaaaacacatttttttttgtttgcaacagcttacatagcactttacaaagagtGGTAAGCCTTATTATCTCTGTTTTAAAAATAGAGGAACCGACATACTGGGATGTGTCCAAAGTGATACATTCACTGGCAAAGTAGATCTCTAAATGGAGCCCATGACTGACTTGAACACTTGTTCTAAGCAATAGACATGCTATCTCGCTTTAAATAACCTTAAATTGTGTTCAGCGTGTCTCAAGAGTATATATTGTGGGCCTCTTATTTTGGAGTTTGTCAGTTAAAAGTGACTTTCAGGAGTTAAGGGCGCACACACTCTAtgcaagaaagaaaattaaaatgctcGTTCCAATTAGAGTTGGCTTCaaattttcaattcaaaattGGAACATGAATGCATTTAACATTCTGGTTTGCCCAGAGCAGTGTTTACATTTTGTCTGGATGTAGTCTTTCCCAGGGTGCTTTATAAATGTGATAGCTTGAAAGTCAATGTGCTACAAGCTATTCTGGAGTGAGCAATTAACTAAATGAAGGGTCGTCCTTGCACCGCCTACCTCATGCGTAGAGGTAGGGGCACTAGCAAGATTTTGTAAAAAACCATATACACTGCTCAACTGCTTTAATCAAACTGTTAtgtctttcatttcttttttttctgtctccAATCTCTATCAACAGCAGGACCAGGTATGTGAGAAACTTGCCTATGGTGTTTCCTTGCTTTTCAGCTATAGGGCTGTAGTTCCTCTTGCTAATTAGTTGTATATGTGGTGTGACTGCAGTCAGCTTTGACAGATACAAGGGATGTTTGGGGGTGGAGTGAaaaagagaagggggagagagagccaaTGAATAGGTCAtggttcctgcttctgatatcAGCTCTTCATTAAGATTCCAACCTAATGGTGGAACCACCAGTGGAGTGGATTGCTTTTCCTGGGGTAGAGGTGAAGATGCAGGAAAATCTTGATGCTGCCTCTAATCAGTTTCTGGTTTCACTCTAGAGTCCTTGAGCGCTAAGATGAAGTCAGCGCTGTGACTGGTTTTCTTCTACGATAACCTTTATAGGTCAGGGCAATAGTTGAAGAGAGCCACAGTATGTGCATTGGGAAGAAGATACGGGGGGCCTTCATATTTCCACTCCTCCAGTGCCTTAGTTTCCTATTTAGAAAAGTCCTGGTGGAGACCTTGTGTCTGTCATGTTTCAACGAGAACATGTTGCATGTATGTGGTGATGCTGTAGCATTAATACCTTGAAACGCTGCTTACAGTGCATGAACCAGGGAACTCAACTAAAAGCAGTGCTGGGCTGACCTGAATCTGTGCAATCTGAAGTGGTGCTCTCTGTCTGAGGTATTGCTTCTACCCATGCATGGACGTCTTATGGGCGAGGGGCATGATAAATAAAACTGTATGGCATTGAAGCAGTAAACCTCCCTTGTCTGAAGTTGTTTCTCTTGTTAGAGGATAAAGATGGCAAAACACTTTATCTCCCTTTCTATTACTACTTGATAGTCAGACTGCCTGTGtagcggggggaagaggggcagtcTGTGAGTGTGACCACATCTGCTGCTTTTTCTGCAAGCCTATAGTGCTGATGAGAGTTTGCCAAAAACCTATTTGGAAACAAAACCCTCTCGCTTAGTACCCTATGTTGTTGTTGTAAGTGCTCTGTTTTCACTGTGTTGGCATGAGGTATCCTATTTGAACAATTGTTCCCTGTTTCACATGTCTGGCCTTAGTCTTTTTTAATAGTTAGTAGTACCGCCTGTTTCAAAGGACTTCTAGTGACATCTGTGGGTGTCAAACAGGAAATTAGCTTATAAAAACCTCCCGTTCTAAAGGGAGAAAATATTTTGGACATGTTTCTAAACACTTATGGCATCATAAAGTGCATTTACGGCTATGAGTGTTCGAGTACTGCAGGTTGTAGGGTCCTGGGTTCTACTAAAGTTTAGATAGCACTTCCTCCGACCCTTCTCTAGTCCTCTTAACCATACACAGGATGGAGCAAACAGTAGTAAACCTAACTTGGGAGAAGAGTGGGGCAGGAGGTGTCTTAGTTCAGAGAATAAACTAGTCTTTAAGAATTTCAGCCCAGATCATTATGGACATCGGCCTAAGAGGCCCCCTCCATCCTTCTTCCCCTCTCATCTCACTGCTCCCTCTCCCAACCCTTCACAAACTCTTCTTTCTGGATTCCAGGTATGTGGGAAATGCCCATgaagggtgtgggtgggagagaaTGCAGTCCCTTTTACACAGTAAGCTCTCCAGTTCTGGTGTGTATTAGTTCATTGCCCGTGGTGGGTAGAACTACAGATACAATAGCTCCAGTCTTGCTGACTTGTTCTCCACCAGTGGTGGTCTGAGCACGAAGATCACAGAATCAGCTAAACTATGTTCATTCACTTGGTTACTGTCATGTAGGCACAAGTGCTTAAGCGGGCAGCATCACTTTGAAATTTAGTCAGTGTAAAGAGAGAATGTTGTCCTTTATTGCTTTGTGAAGAATCAACACAAATGGGATGTTGGTAAGAGTtgtaaaatgcacaaaataaacagaagaaatcccccccccccccccccaatctttgGTGTAGGAATATTAAGTGTCCACTATAATACCTAACTAACGTTTAGGTAGGGGAGTTGTTGGTGTACCCATCTGAATACCTTTGCTGCCCTGTGCTGCAGCAAGACTGGAGCAGATTGCTGTAATCCATTCACCGTCATAGGGATTGCTGAGCTGGAATAGTTGCACTGTTGCAAAGAGCTGTAGCAGAATGCCTCTTGTACCACAGGGAGGGGCTCAATACGAGAACCTACATTTGCAGAGCCATGTTTGCCAATGATCAAGAGCTTTTGCTTCTATTTGGTTTGCTCCTTCCTCTTTATGATTTGATTAGTAACTTGGGTTTTATAGTATAATCTTGCAGATACTCAAAGCCTTATGTACAAATAACTGGTTTCTGCCTCGCTTTTTTGTCTTTTGCGTttcttgataaattagagaagtATGGGCTAAGTTCCCTTCTACTGTAGGGATAGTATATTATAACTGCATAAAAGTGATCTTGTTGGAAGCATCTCTTCATGCCAACACTTTATTTACAGAATTAATCGCATAACATGGCATCTAGTGAAAGTGACAGATACTTTTACAGAAAATAGTTGATTTTCCTGGATGTCAATCAATATTGAGCTTCCCAGCATTTCTTGGATCTTGCACAAACTCCAGAGTCCAGATAAAATATGTTCTTCACTCAAACCTTCATAAGATAATGGGGAAATAAGAATATCCTCTCTACTGTGGTCACATTGGCCACTGAAGAAGATGCATGTCTTTTTAAGGGGTTAGGCATTTTCAAATGCCCAAGAAGCCCTAAAACCCCAGTAGTTTCAGATTAAAAATTACTAAGCCTGATCTGTTTGTCCTGACTAACAGTAATGGCCAAAACTTTCGTTTCCTTCCACAGTACTTGAATTTTGAGAACAATCTTCTTGCACTTTTAAAGCTCCTTTTGTTGTATTACTGGTTTTTCAATTCTggcctatctttttttttttttttcccccccccttttatgGAGTCTGAGGTTAAATAGAATCTATGTGGAATCTCTTAAATTCTCTCTTTAGCTgatgtgtctgtctctctctcccagcaaCCAAAGGATATCTGTGTCTTGGTTGGATTCTGTCCTTCCCTGAAATCTGTGCCCCTCCTGACTCTGGTGCCGGCAAAAGTGATGCATGAAGTGAAGATGGAGTCTGTGGAGGAGGTAAGATATGGCTTTCAACACACCTGCTGCTTTTTTTTGTAAAAGGACCAAGGCTACTTGAGCTAGATGATGAAGTAAAGCTATATAGATGAATGCAGACTTTCAGATTTCCATTTCAGTGCACAGAATAACGCGTCTCCTAGCATATTAAACTATTGACCATCACTGGTTAGTGTGTTTAGTTTAAGAAGCTGCTTCCTTTTGGAGAGTTGCATTTTGGGGCAGGCACAGAACAAAACTCTGAGGAACCATTTTAATCTTCAGTCAAGTATGAATTGTAGTCCAGTACTAGACTATGGCCAGGACGTCTTTCAGTTGCTCATAGCTCAAATTTTGAACAACTTTTTTCAAGCATTATTAGAGGCACTAGGCCGTATTGAGGGCTAAATCTTTGATAAAACTGAAGTTTAGCCTGTGTTTGGTGTTGGATGCTTTTGatgtttttacctttttttaaaaagaccgtATTCATACATGTAACTCAATcagctcagtttatatttattttgttcaaaCTTCCTGAAAATCAGTTCCCCATCACATTTTGTCTGAGGTGAAGGATGAGAAACTTTAGCCCAAAAGAGAAGTCTTTTCAGATAGTTACAATGCACTGGAAATAGGCACTTTAAGAAGAATGTCTTTTTACAGTAGACTCTCTCTCTGGTACAGGAAACTGGAGGATGCTTGTAGCTCAAATTGATTTGGTCCTGAAGATCCTAGTGAGCtctgtagctttttaaaaatcaatgcaGATAATAGAATCCAAGTAATTGAGGCGATTTTTCCCCATTccaatcagtggttctcaaactgtgggtcaggaccccaaagtgggtcaggaccacattttaatggggttgcctggactggcttagacttgctggtgccccaggctgaagccccagccccactgcccagggctgaagcctgaggtcCTCAGCCCTGgttggcagggctcaggttatagCCCTCCTGCCCATGCCTgtgccacccccccacacactggagcagtggggctctggctttgcccccccccccccgaagggcagcagggcttggaTCAGctcaggctcccccccccccccccccccggtaatgTAGTAGTAGTTTTGTCCTCAGGAAGAGGGGATCACAGCGCgattaagtttgagaaccccatcACTAGATACAGACATATATTCCCCTGCCTTTGCAAGTCTGTCCACTTCACATAAGCTTTTCATCCAGTGTTAAACTGGGCAAGAAGTGACCTTTCCAAGAGCCATTCCTTTCTTTTTGAAGACCTTTTTGGGACTTACGAATAGACTTTAATTTCAGTTCACCCATGGCTCTTTGTCCATACTAGCTCCATCATATGCAACTCACTTTCCAGCAATTTACAGTGATAATTAGTGTTAACTTCCATTTGTAGTGATTTACTTTGTCAGctcatgagtcagcagtgtgcccttgttgccaagaaggctaacagcattttgggctgtataagtaggagcattgccagcagattgagggacgtgatccttcctctctgttcgacactggtgaggcctcatctggagtactatgtccagttttgggccccacactacaagaaggatgtggaaaaattggaaagcgtccagtggagggcagcaaaaatgattaggggctgaaacacatgacttgtgaggagagtctgagggaactgggattatttagtctgcagaagagaatgaggggggatttgatagccgctttcagctacctgaaagggggttccaaagaggatggatctagaccaggggtaggcaacctatggcgcacatgccaaaggcagcacacgagctgatttttttcagtggcactcacactgcctgggtccttgCCAtcggtccagggggctctgcattttaactttaaaTGAAGCTTATTTagtttacatacaatagtttagttatatattagacttctagaaagagaccttctaaaaatgttgcaATGTATTACTGGTACACGAAACCTTAAATGAAaacagcacaccacttctgaaaggttgctgacccctgatctagactgttctcagtggtagcagatgacagaacaaggagcaatggtctcaagttgcagtggggcaggtttagggttggatattaggaaaaactttcactaggagggtggtgaagcactggaatgcattacctagggaggtggtggaatctccttcctttgaggtttttaaggtcaggcttgacaaagccctggctgggatgatttagttggggattggtcctgctttgagcagggcgctgtactagatgacctcccgaggtcccttccaaccctcatattctatgattctaagtctaaTGTGGGAAGCAAGCTGTCATGCTGCACCTGAACAAATTTCATATTTGGTGGGTGATGTTAGTCTTTTCTGGAtccatttaactttaaaatattgataCCATAATCATCTTTTATAAATATTGCCTTAACTCAGATGCAGAAAAACCTGGTGCAA
The sequence above is drawn from the Natator depressus isolate rNatDep1 chromosome 7, rNatDep2.hap1, whole genome shotgun sequence genome and encodes:
- the LOC141990981 gene encoding prosaposin-like isoform X1, translating into MQLLLLACLLAAAAVASPLLWEKNCVKGPEIWCQNLRTASQCGAVKHCQQTVWNKPSVKSIPCDLCKDVVTVAGNLLKDNSTEGEIRSYIEKICEFLPDQGLVSECKETVDAYLPTVMDLIKEELDNPEVVCSALCLCQSLQKHLAAMKLQKSLQSNKIPELDFSELASPFMANVPLLLYPQDKPKQESQGAGDVCKDCVQLVTDVQEAVRTNSSFVNSLIAHAKQECERLGPAAADLCKDYISQYSDLAIQMMMHMQPKDICVLVGFCPSLKSVPLLTLVPAKVMHEVKMESVEEMQKNLVQAEHISVCDICETMVKEVTNLLENNRTEEEMVYEMEKICSVFPQSIKDQCKDFVETYGKAVIDMLLEATSPKTVCIMLKCCISRKPSHEVRIAPEPLQAGGFCDACKLVVDYLEKHLETNATGAEIEAVLEKVCHFLPKSIQEECVQFVDQYEPMLLTILTEIMDPTFVCTKLGVCVSTKQHLLGSEECVWGPGYWCKNMETAAQCNAVEHCKRHVWN
- the LOC141990981 gene encoding prosaposin-like isoform X2, translating into MQLLLLACLLAAAVASPLLWEKNCVKGPEIWCQNLRTASQCGAVKHCQQTVWNKPSVKSIPCDLCKDVVTVAGNLLKDNSTEGEIRSYIEKICEFLPDQGLVSECKETVDAYLPTVMDLIKEELDNPEVVCSALCLCQSLQKHLAAMKLQKSLQSNKIPELDFSELASPFMANVPLLLYPQDKPKQESQGAGDVCKDCVQLVTDVQEAVRTNSSFVNSLIAHAKQECERLGPAAADLCKDYISQYSDLAIQMMMHMQPKDICVLVGFCPSLKSVPLLTLVPAKVMHEVKMESVEEMQKNLVQAEHISVCDICETMVKEVTNLLENNRTEEEMVYEMEKICSVFPQSIKDQCKDFVETYGKAVIDMLLEATSPKTVCIMLKCCISRKPSHEVRIAPEPLQAGGFCDACKLVVDYLEKHLETNATGAEIEAVLEKVCHFLPKSIQEECVQFVDQYEPMLLTILTEIMDPTFVCTKLGVCVSTKQHLLGSEECVWGPGYWCKNMETAAQCNAVEHCKRHVWN